AAACTTTCAAATAAATAAATTATAGTTTTAAATATGCAGGTTATTTAATTATTATTTAATAATAAATTATAGTTTTAAATATGCAGGTTATTTAATTATTATTTAATAATAAATTATAGTTTTAAATATGCAGGTTATTTAATTATTATTTAATAATAAATTATAGTTTTAAATATGCTGATTATTTAATTATTTAATCATTTTATACATAATGGTGATGGTATGAAATTTGGATTTATAGGTTTTGGTGAAGTATCCTACACTTTATCAAAAATATTATTATCTAAAGGTTTTGAAGTTTTAACTTCAACTGAAGGTAGGTCTAGTAAAACAAAAGAGTTAGCTAATGCACTTGATATAACTGTTCTAGATAATTTTGAAGAGGTAGCTAATAATTCAGATATTTTAATTTCAGCTAACACTCCTCAAAGTGCTTTAGCTATTGCTTTAAAATATGGTTCATTAACAAATGGAATATTTTTAGATTTTAATAATATATCCCCAAACACTGCAAAACAAATTGGAAATTATCTTGGTGATGAGCATTTTATTGATTCAGCTATTATGGGAAAAGTAAAATCAGAGGAATTAAACATATTTTTTTCAGGTAAACGTGCTCAAGAACTTGCAGATGTTATTGAAAGGGTTAGAACTAAACCTCCACATAATGATAATGTAAAAATAAATATTAAAGTTGTTAGTGAGGAAATAGGGGATGTTTCTAAATTAAAAACTCTTAGAAGCTCTTATACAAAAGGAGTTTCAGCACTTCTTATAGAAACATTTGAAACAGCTCAAAAATTAGGATTAAGTGAAGATTTATGGCAAATATTATCCTTAACTGAAAATAGAGATTTTGAAACCTCTGCTAAGTCACGTATATCTAGCTCATATAATTCATCTAAACGTAAATATGAAGAGCTAATAGAAGTTTTAGAATTTTTAGATGACGTTGATGAGAGAAGAAAAACTAAGATTATGGCTTTAGCTACTAAAGAAAAATTTGAAAAATTAAAAAATAGAGAAAAATAAGAAATAATTTAATAATTATGGATAGTTATTTTTACTCTATAATCATTTCTTTTTTTTTTAATAATTATGGATAGTTATTTTTACTCTATAATCATTTCTTTTTTTTTTTAATAATTATGGATAGTTATTTTTACTCTATAATCATTTCTTTTATTTTTAATCAATTCTCCACTTACTGGAATATATCTAGAATCTAAAATATATCTTAAATATGTAACTTCTTTGGATGGTAGTTTTAAATTAGTTTTTATTTTAATCTTTTTTTCTTTTATCTCACATGAGATTTTATTATCTTTATCAATGAATACATTAGCATCAAGTCCTTCATGAACTTTTTTTGCCTCGAATTTAGTAAGATTAAGGCCTGCTTCAAGTGTCATTAGAGGATTCAATTTTAAATCGTGTTTTTTTCTGAATTTTTCGTTAGCTTCTTTTGCAGATACTCCTTTATCCACTTCTTCAGCTACATACCATGCTCTTTCAATGATTTTATCAACATTCTGTTCACTTGGAATAACTCCTTTTTCTTCGTAATCCCTCATTAACTTTAAAACTTCCTCTTTTCTAACTTCTTCTTCAATACAAGTTGCTGCAAGACGAGTCATTACTGGACCATAATCTGCTCTTCTAAAGCTTGCCCAAATGGATTCTTCATCCTCTTTATAGAATCTACCTTCCACAATTTTATTAATTACTTTACCATTTAAATAAGCAATGTTTGCCAGACTGGACCTAGAATAAGTATTCATTTTATGTTTTAAGACTTTCATATTCCTTTTTCCAGGAATTGTACCATTATCGATTTCTCTTTCTAAAATTTCAATCGTTGTTTTAGGAAGTAATTTTTTTATATCATCACTTATAACTAAGTTATTTTTAAGAATATCTTTTCTAATAAATCTTCCAGAGATTTTTCTTGGAGATGTGACTTCTGGAATAAGATGGAAATCAATTTTACGATTAAACTTCTTTGATAAAAATTCATTTATGGCATACCATCTAATTACATTACGGTTAGGAAAATCTTGAGGCATTCCAAGAAAACTACCTTCATCAATAAATCTTTGAGCATAACTTTTAACTTGATTTAAACTAATATCTGCTGCTGTAATGTAGTCTGTAACTCCATCTTCATGCATTTTAGCAAGTCTTATTGGAACGCTATAAGATAAAATAAGTCTGTGGTGTAATCCTTCAATAGCAATTACTTTATCTGCACCTAATGCAAGAGCCATTTCCTCTCTTGCTTCAAAAGGTGTGAAAAAAGGGGCATGATTTGCACTATATCCTTTGTTCATATAGATAACTACCTCGCTACCTTTTTTATCAGCTATTTCCTTAGCTTTTTTAATTAATTCTTCATGTCCTTTATGAACTGGATCAAAGTCTGCACTGATTGATATCATAGTTTATTTCCTAATAGCTTAATTTAAAAATAATTAATTTTAATAAGTTTCTACTATAAAAAAAGATTTTTAATTTTTAAGATAATTTATAAAGAAGTAGTTTATGAATGAATAATAGTTTAATTATTATTCATTTATTATTCATATCAAAATTTTATTGATGATTAATAACCATCATTTAATAGGTTTAATACTCCAGTTACTAATAACCAGATTCCGATTAATGAACCAAGAATAAGTGGATTGTTAATGTAGGTTCCAATAATTATGTATATTACACCTAAGACTATTCCTAATATTCCCATCCAGAATCCATACTTGTTGTCTCTGTTTCCAACGATGATGATTAAACCAATTATAATTAGGAATATTCCTGCTAAATAAATAGTTAAAGCAGTTAAAAATGTAAATATGCTTGGATTAAAGATTAACCCTAAACTTATTATTAACATTATTATTCCTAAGATGGTATTTAATAATCCTTTTGTTGTATTATATTCTACTTCACTAACTCCATTGGTTAATAAGAAGATTGCAAGTAGTAAAACAGATAATCCGAGAATATTAGATGCTGCAATTACTCCAAGCATTGGGAATGAAATGATAATAATTCCTAAAATAATTGCAATTATGCTTATTGTAGTTTGTTTATGCAAGGTTTTTCCTCCTTATTTTTTTTTTAATTTGGCTAAAATTTATTATATTTATTAATATATTTTATTATACCTATTTTAAATTTTATAATTTTTATTATTTATAAATATTTGAATATTTTTAATATAATCATTTTTAGAATATTTTTCAATATAATTATTTATGAAATATTTTTAATATAATCATTTTTAGAATATTTCTTAATATATTATTTTTAGAATATTTCTTAATATATTATTTTTAGAATATTTCTTAATATAATGGCAAATGTTTTATAGGGGTTTTAGATTTATTTAAATCTGAGAATTTTACTTCTGCTACCCATTCCTTTTTACATTCACAATCATATTCAATTTGGCTTTGGTCAAAGTTTGAATCAATTATTCTGTATTTTAATTCTTTATTACATTTCTTACAGTTGTAAGGGCCTCTTCTAGAACCAAATCCTGAAGTATCCATTAGTGCTGGAATTTTTACATTTTGCCTAATTCTGTTAATTACCTCAATAGTTGACCAAATCCAAGGAGGTTGATAAGACCCTCTTCTCCAAAGTCTTTCAATCAATGTTCCTCTATGGATTGTTGCAGGACAACATGAAACTCTATCCATACCTATATTTTCACAGTAACTTGCTGTTTCAATTGCTTCTTCGATTGCTTCTTGTTCGGAGGTTAATATAGGTTTAACAAATATATATCCTTTAGATTTAATATTATAGTTTTTTTTATATTCTTTGATTAGCTTTATTGCTTTTTCAAAGCTTTTATTACTAAATCCTTTGTTAATTTTATTTAACCTAGTTTCTTCATTAGAACTTTCTAAACCGATACTAATTTCAAATAATTTATCATTTATAATATCGAAGATTTCATCTAAAACTTCTTCTTTAACATATTCCGGTCTAGATTCTACAACAATTTCGCTGATTTCTTCCATATTAGCTAATTTGTTTAATATATGATCTCTTGCTTCCTTTGGAACTTCTTTAGGATTAAGAAAGCTTCCACTTGCAAAGAGCTTTATAGCTATTTTATCACCGTTTTTATAATCTTCACCATAATCCCATTTATTTAATTCTTTTTCAAATAATTCAATTATTTTAGAATTTTCAATTGGCTTAAGATAACAATCTGAGATATAACTGCACATGGTACATCCACCACTTGGTCCAAGTGCCCATGAACAACCAGGTGTAGGTAAGATTAAAAATATGGTTTTTCCTTTTCCAGAATATAAAAGATCTTCCTGATACCAGCTTGTAGAAAGCCTATCTAATTCTTTAGGTTTAGCATATTTTATTGACTTATCCCTTATTTCTTTTGTTAATTCTCTAATTTCCATTTTTTCTAACCTAATTTTTTATAATTAACATTCACATTAATACATTACTAATAAAAACATTTTATTTAATAATTACATTTTAATAATAGTATTTTAATAATTGTATCTTAATAATTGTATTTTAATGATAGTATTTTTATAACACTATAATTTAATTGTTGTTTTTTATTTATATTTTTTATTAATTTCAATAATTTCTTATCTTTTATTTTTCTTTTTAATTAATCAGATAAACTTTTAATTTATTAGAAGATTTTATTAATAGAAGATTTTATTAATTTTATTTTTATTTCTAAACTATCGCATAATCTTTTAAATCAAGATATATTATTAATAATTTAATTAATATTTTCTTGGAATAATATTAAATATTCTATTCTATTGAAATTAATTATTTATATT
Above is a genomic segment from Methanobrevibacter olleyae containing:
- a CDS encoding adenylyltransferase/cytidyltransferase family protein, which codes for MISISADFDPVHKGHEELIKKAKEIADKKGSEVVIYMNKGYSANHAPFFTPFEAREEMALALGADKVIAIEGLHHRLILSYSVPIRLAKMHEDGVTDYITAADISLNQVKSYAQRFIDEGSFLGMPQDFPNRNVIRWYAINEFLSKKFNRKIDFHLIPEVTSPRKISGRFIRKDILKNNLVISDDIKKLLPKTTIEILEREIDNGTIPGKRNMKVLKHKMNTYSRSSLANIAYLNGKVINKIVEGRFYKEDEESIWASFRRADYGPVMTRLAATCIEEEVRKEEVLKLMRDYEEKGVIPSEQNVDKIIERAWYVAEEVDKGVSAKEANEKFRKKHDLKLNPLMTLEAGLNLTKFEAKKVHEGLDANVFIDKDNKISCEIKEKKIKIKTNLKLPSKEVTYLRYILDSRYIPVSGELIKNKRNDYRVKITIHNY
- a CDS encoding DUF308 domain-containing protein yields the protein MHKQTTISIIAIILGIIIISFPMLGVIAASNILGLSVLLLAIFLLTNGVSEVEYNTTKGLLNTILGIIMLIISLGLIFNPSIFTFLTALTIYLAGIFLIIIGLIIIVGNRDNKYGFWMGILGIVLGVIYIIIGTYINNPLILGSLIGIWLLVTGVLNLLNDGY
- a CDS encoding NAD(P)-binding domain-containing protein, whose product is MKFGFIGFGEVSYTLSKILLSKGFEVLTSTEGRSSKTKELANALDITVLDNFEEVANNSDILISANTPQSALAIALKYGSLTNGIFLDFNNISPNTAKQIGNYLGDEHFIDSAIMGKVKSEELNIFFSGKRAQELADVIERVRTKPPHNDNVKINIKVVSEEIGDVSKLKTLRSSYTKGVSALLIETFETAQKLGLSEDLWQILSLTENRDFETSAKSRISSSYNSSKRKYEELIEVLEFLDDVDERRKTKIMALATKEKFEKLKNREK
- a CDS encoding archaeosine biosynthesis radical SAM protein RaSEA; the encoded protein is MEIRELTKEIRDKSIKYAKPKELDRLSTSWYQEDLLYSGKGKTIFLILPTPGCSWALGPSGGCTMCSYISDCYLKPIENSKIIELFEKELNKWDYGEDYKNGDKIAIKLFASGSFLNPKEVPKEARDHILNKLANMEEISEIVVESRPEYVKEEVLDEIFDIINDKLFEISIGLESSNEETRLNKINKGFSNKSFEKAIKLIKEYKKNYNIKSKGYIFVKPILTSEQEAIEEAIETASYCENIGMDRVSCCPATIHRGTLIERLWRRGSYQPPWIWSTIEVINRIRQNVKIPALMDTSGFGSRRGPYNCKKCNKELKYRIIDSNFDQSQIEYDCECKKEWVAEVKFSDLNKSKTPIKHLPLY